A part of Nitrospira sp. genomic DNA contains:
- a CDS encoding P-II family nitrogen regulator: MGRASLHPMKEVRVILAGEHRAFVTELLDRVQASGYTIIGNISGKGHHGVREAHFMFSEQESLEMILTVVPEEKVEPILAGLRPLFERHSGFMYVADVAVGRQEYFGKKGAKP; encoded by the coding sequence ATGGGCAGGGCAAGTTTGCATCCAATGAAAGAAGTTCGTGTGATCCTCGCGGGTGAGCATCGTGCATTCGTGACCGAGCTGTTGGACCGAGTCCAGGCCTCCGGATACACGATCATCGGCAATATTTCTGGAAAGGGACATCATGGTGTGCGGGAGGCGCATTTCATGTTCAGCGAGCAAGAAAGCCTCGAGATGATCCTCACGGTCGTTCCGGAAGAAAAGGTCGAGCCGATTCTTGCCGGCCTTCGCCCCCTCTTCGAACGGCATTCCGGTTTCATGTATGTCGCCGATGTCGCCGTCGGCCGACAGGAATACTTCGGAAAGAAGGGCGCGAAACCCTGA
- a CDS encoding DUF2490 domain-containing protein has translation MQCPAANQQARQWGQGIAIVAFAWSLLVGAETFAQSTSTFSQDFRLWSPVFMTVKLPSSFLAYMEVNPRFADLDEAGHIDQLILRPALGYQLTENLSIWQGYAWVGNFNQRHTPPQSPFFDESRIYQQVLYKRKFDSFTITSRTRLEERWIEHVDGTAVRFRTMLRGQYPLPMAPEWALVGYEEIFVNLNTVGARGPQAGFDQNRVFVGINRTFSKYVNLDVGYQNQLLNSRSIPDLANQMNHMVLLQLFINL, from the coding sequence ATGCAGTGTCCAGCAGCCAATCAACAAGCACGTCAGTGGGGGCAAGGGATTGCAATCGTGGCCTTTGCGTGGAGTCTGCTGGTGGGGGCAGAAACCTTCGCCCAGTCTACCTCGACATTCAGCCAGGACTTCCGCCTATGGTCACCCGTATTTATGACGGTGAAGCTGCCGTCATCCTTTCTTGCCTATATGGAAGTCAACCCACGCTTCGCCGATCTGGATGAGGCCGGCCATATCGATCAGCTGATCCTTCGCCCCGCGCTCGGCTATCAACTGACGGAGAATCTCTCGATCTGGCAGGGCTATGCCTGGGTCGGCAACTTTAATCAGAGGCATACGCCTCCACAGTCGCCGTTCTTCGATGAAAGTCGCATCTATCAGCAAGTGCTCTATAAACGAAAGTTCGACTCCTTCACGATCACCAGTCGTACGCGCCTTGAGGAACGTTGGATTGAGCACGTGGACGGCACTGCCGTCCGGTTCCGCACGATGTTGCGGGGGCAGTATCCACTACCCATGGCCCCAGAATGGGCTCTTGTCGGATATGAGGAAATCTTTGTCAACCTGAACACAGTCGGCGCGCGAGGACCCCAGGCCGGCTTCGACCAAAACCGGGTCTTTGTCGGGATCAACCGGACGTTTTCGAAGTATGTCAATCTGGACGTGGGCTACCAAAATCAGCTCCTCAACAGCCGGTCGATTCCCGACCTGGCCAACCAGATGAACCATATGGTTCTGCTGCAGTTGTTTATCAATCTGTAA
- a CDS encoding aminoacyl-tRNA hydrolase, which translates to MLPISASVSIPDQDIEIHAIRSQGAGGQNVNKVSTAIHLQFDIRASSLPPFYKEELLKLRDHRISADGVITIKAQQHRTQERNREDALERLRLLIQSVAIPRKKRRATKPTKGSQNRRIEGKKRQGRLKTLRKSLDES; encoded by the coding sequence ATGCTGCCCATTTCTGCATCCGTTTCTATTCCCGATCAGGACATCGAGATTCATGCTATCCGCTCGCAAGGCGCTGGTGGGCAAAATGTCAACAAAGTCTCGACGGCCATACATTTACAATTCGATATTCGCGCCTCTTCCCTGCCGCCGTTCTACAAAGAAGAATTGTTGAAGTTGCGAGATCACCGCATATCAGCCGACGGCGTCATCACGATCAAGGCGCAGCAACATCGGACACAGGAGCGAAATCGTGAGGACGCGCTGGAGCGGCTCCGCCTTTTGATTCAGAGCGTTGCCATCCCGCGCAAGAAGCGACGAGCCACAAAGCCAACGAAGGGGTCACAGAATCGGCGGATTGAGGGAAAGAAACGGCAGGGGCGCTTGAAGACGTTACGGAAATCACTCGATGAGTCTTGA
- a CDS encoding NUDIX hydrolase, with the protein MTRNIYTGKVVTLNVDTVKLPNGVTIDLETIRHPGAAAVVPMKDDGTVVLVRQFRHAAGGFIYEIPAGKLSPGEDPLHCAARELEEEVGYRASSFELLSSIFTAPGFADEVIHVYKATGLIQGRQQLDHDEVLEIVEMPLTAAMERIVDGTIRDSKTIVGLQAVYIRGLKAT; encoded by the coding sequence GTGACGAGAAACATCTATACCGGCAAAGTTGTGACGCTGAATGTCGACACCGTGAAATTACCGAATGGCGTGACGATTGATCTCGAGACCATCCGCCATCCAGGGGCCGCTGCAGTTGTGCCCATGAAAGACGATGGCACGGTGGTGTTGGTTCGGCAGTTCCGTCATGCGGCCGGGGGATTCATTTATGAAATTCCAGCGGGAAAACTTTCTCCTGGTGAAGACCCATTGCATTGTGCGGCACGCGAGCTGGAAGAAGAAGTCGGCTATCGCGCGTCTTCGTTTGAACTGCTCTCCAGCATCTTTACCGCACCGGGATTCGCGGATGAAGTGATCCACGTCTACAAGGCGACCGGATTGATACAAGGCAGGCAGCAACTGGATCACGACGAAGTCTTGGAGATTGTCGAGATGCCGCTGACCGCTGCGATGGAAAGAATCGTAGATGGGACGATTCGAGATAGCAAAACGATTGTTGGATTACAGGCGGTGTATATCAGAGGGCTAAAAGCAACCTGA
- a CDS encoding enoyl-ACP reductase translates to MLLTGKKGLIIGVANKHSIAWAIAQSVAGQGAQLLFNYQNERLKQNVEELAATLPGAKAFPCDVSHDGEITSLMQQVQKEVGQIDFLVHSLAFAPREELAGQFVNTSRQGFAMALDISAYSLVAVTRAAMPLMTAGGSIVTLTYLGSERVVPHYNVMGVAKAALEATVRYLAYDLGPQNIRVNAISAGPIKTLAARGVSGISKMVDLHREFAPLRRPTEQGEVGDTALFLVSSLGRGITGEVIYVDGGFNILGMMAPGEQASA, encoded by the coding sequence ATGTTACTCACTGGTAAAAAAGGACTCATCATCGGTGTCGCCAACAAACACAGCATCGCCTGGGCCATTGCCCAATCGGTCGCTGGCCAGGGAGCTCAGCTCCTTTTCAACTATCAAAACGAACGGCTGAAGCAAAACGTAGAGGAGCTGGCTGCCACCTTACCCGGCGCGAAAGCATTTCCATGCGATGTGAGCCACGACGGAGAGATTACGTCGCTCATGCAGCAGGTTCAGAAGGAAGTCGGCCAGATCGATTTCCTTGTCCACTCCTTGGCATTCGCTCCGCGCGAAGAACTCGCGGGTCAATTTGTGAATACGAGTCGACAGGGGTTTGCAATGGCGCTCGACATCAGCGCCTATTCGCTTGTGGCCGTCACCAGAGCCGCTATGCCGTTGATGACCGCCGGGGGCTCGATTGTCACGCTTACCTATCTGGGGAGCGAGCGCGTCGTGCCTCACTATAACGTCATGGGTGTTGCCAAAGCCGCGCTTGAAGCTACGGTCCGCTACTTGGCGTATGACCTCGGTCCACAGAATATCCGGGTGAATGCCATCTCCGCAGGGCCCATTAAGACCCTTGCCGCACGCGGGGTCTCGGGCATTTCTAAAATGGTCGATCTGCATAGGGAATTTGCGCCGCTCCGTCGTCCAACCGAACAGGGTGAGGTCGGCGACACGGCCTTGTTCCTCGTTAGCTCGTTGGGACGGGGCATTACCGGTGAGGTGATCTACGTGGATGGCGGATTCAATATTCTGGGCATGATGGCTCCCGGTGAACAGGCGAGCGCTTGA
- a CDS encoding DUF2309 domain-containing protein gives MGSTRRHDFGIGAARTGPERLVCIHHGNTTDRLVLSRHHMATVNDVMDLESRRMELRGVVRLAGEVIAQYWPMRTFVHHNPLHSLEYLPFEETVRRGKQFLNGDGYLPSDLYRAYVTSGRVRPEHMDAALQPLTGDQQIALGLRTVTHGDVLRACLTEGLCSPAREPLDDQLEDPDRDVIERIARQLERVLETSSLDERIRKVVTDNQSSLCRWLTLSHWCDDTLGTTIVQSINDQMIKWCSAFLDEGHAAWAMPDREGGLYQAWKRLASQEWSLLGIADSRRKIAALPDYPEDVLLESLEMLGIPVELRQDYLSLQLTALPGWAGFIKWRGEERDYPWQQAHPVGLVKFLAIRLWYARELVQAACRDYLDIQGRFEDITAYMRDYSEEYYLRRQRIAGHLPALYAEEVDRLAHRKGQSWSTVLARYRTDVVPRQQAASRRGAARRLLTLGRSLGIEGEQLAESPAYELKQAMEWIDAFPESDHGPIWLKAFEAGYHDPLIGQLIDASRLRAGRMDTAAPIRPYSQSVYCIDVRSEPFRRYLETVGPHETFGFAGFFAAFIRYRAWGTEHDTEQFPVIMRAKNEVREIPRSYLDHQVSKHQAWAKWVHAGHTLLHDLKENVITPYVMVESVGWFYSLPIFGKTLLPSLYRQIANWFRQQFVPLLPTTLTVDKLSPSETGEMLKVEQQELIRRALQERLGLRSARMTPSLIEGLRQRALQETHPQDALFLAEAESVGVKTEALDAFVMALQREYDLNPRASSRYKERLTRTGFTLEEQTLTVDTALRMMGLTKNFARLVLFCAHGSTSENNPYESALDCGACGGNEGKPNARVLAMMANNHLVRDRLRKTGVDIPSDTHFLAGQMDTTTDAVQLFDLEDVPPTHRADLARLQEDLKEAAQLASRERCGRFPELLPALTDSQASAHVCQRSVDWSQVRPEWGLSSNTTFLVARRGLTKGLDLKGRVFMHSYDYQEDPSHRFLEVLLTAPQVVAQWINMEHYFSTVDNEVYGSSSKIYHNVVGRFGIMSGPWGDLRLGLARQTVMNGEMPYHEPMRLLTMVEAPRKGIEKLIARHEVLQHYYHNEWVHLIVLDPEDRTWYRYRPSGEWTRILQDASNVASLIS, from the coding sequence ATGGGGAGCACTCGTCGCCACGATTTTGGTATTGGCGCTGCTCGGACTGGCCCCGAACGACTGGTTTGCATCCACCATGGCAACACAACCGACCGACTCGTTCTCTCGAGGCATCATATGGCAACGGTGAACGATGTGATGGACCTTGAATCGAGACGAATGGAATTGCGCGGCGTGGTTCGACTCGCCGGCGAAGTCATCGCGCAGTACTGGCCGATGCGGACCTTCGTTCACCACAATCCACTCCACAGCCTGGAATACCTTCCCTTTGAGGAGACCGTCCGACGCGGCAAGCAGTTTCTGAACGGCGACGGCTATCTCCCGAGCGACCTGTATCGAGCCTACGTGACCTCCGGTCGAGTCCGCCCCGAGCATATGGATGCCGCCCTGCAGCCGCTAACGGGGGATCAGCAGATCGCTCTCGGCTTGCGAACGGTCACGCATGGTGACGTGTTGCGAGCCTGTCTGACAGAAGGACTCTGTTCGCCGGCACGCGAGCCGCTCGATGATCAGCTGGAAGATCCCGACAGGGATGTAATTGAGCGCATTGCGCGCCAATTGGAACGCGTCCTTGAGACTTCTTCTCTGGACGAGCGAATCCGAAAAGTCGTGACTGACAATCAGTCCTCGCTTTGTCGGTGGCTGACATTGTCTCACTGGTGTGACGACACCCTCGGCACCACGATCGTGCAGAGCATCAATGACCAAATGATCAAGTGGTGCTCAGCCTTTCTCGACGAGGGACATGCCGCCTGGGCCATGCCCGATCGTGAGGGAGGTCTCTACCAGGCCTGGAAGCGCCTGGCGAGTCAAGAATGGTCGCTGCTCGGTATTGCCGACAGTCGGCGCAAGATCGCCGCGCTGCCCGATTATCCAGAAGACGTGCTGCTGGAGAGCTTAGAGATGTTGGGCATTCCGGTTGAACTGCGGCAAGATTATTTGTCGCTGCAATTGACCGCCCTGCCTGGCTGGGCTGGCTTTATTAAATGGCGCGGTGAGGAACGAGACTATCCGTGGCAGCAAGCCCACCCCGTGGGTCTGGTGAAATTCCTGGCCATCCGCTTGTGGTATGCGCGAGAGCTCGTGCAGGCGGCCTGTCGAGACTATCTGGACATTCAGGGACGATTCGAAGACATCACCGCGTACATGCGCGACTATTCGGAAGAATACTATCTGCGGCGACAGCGGATCGCCGGCCACTTGCCTGCCCTGTACGCCGAAGAAGTTGATCGGTTGGCTCATCGGAAGGGGCAAAGCTGGAGCACGGTGCTTGCCCGCTACCGCACCGACGTTGTTCCCCGACAGCAGGCTGCGAGTCGGCGTGGTGCCGCACGTCGGCTCCTCACGCTGGGCCGATCACTGGGCATTGAAGGTGAGCAGCTGGCGGAGAGCCCGGCTTATGAACTCAAACAAGCCATGGAATGGATCGACGCCTTTCCGGAGTCTGACCATGGACCAATCTGGCTGAAGGCCTTTGAGGCTGGCTATCATGACCCTCTGATCGGACAACTCATCGACGCCTCCCGACTTCGGGCAGGAAGGATGGATACAGCCGCTCCTATTCGCCCCTACTCTCAATCGGTCTACTGCATCGATGTGCGGTCGGAACCGTTTCGTCGCTACCTCGAAACAGTCGGGCCACATGAGACCTTCGGCTTTGCCGGTTTCTTCGCCGCCTTCATCCGCTACCGAGCGTGGGGAACGGAACATGACACCGAACAGTTCCCGGTCATCATGCGCGCAAAAAATGAAGTTCGTGAAATACCTCGCAGCTACCTCGATCACCAGGTGTCAAAGCACCAGGCCTGGGCCAAGTGGGTCCATGCCGGGCACACACTGCTGCATGACCTGAAAGAAAACGTCATCACACCGTACGTGATGGTCGAATCGGTTGGTTGGTTTTACAGCCTTCCGATCTTCGGGAAGACGCTCCTTCCATCTCTCTACCGGCAGATTGCGAATTGGTTTCGGCAACAGTTCGTGCCCTTACTCCCGACGACGCTCACCGTCGACAAGCTGTCACCCAGCGAGACTGGAGAGATGCTCAAGGTCGAACAACAGGAACTAATTCGGAGGGCGCTTCAGGAACGCCTCGGATTGCGCAGTGCCAGGATGACGCCGTCGCTCATTGAAGGACTCCGACAGCGGGCCCTTCAAGAGACCCATCCACAGGACGCGTTGTTCCTCGCAGAAGCCGAGAGCGTGGGCGTGAAGACAGAGGCACTCGACGCCTTCGTCATGGCCTTGCAGCGAGAGTACGACCTGAATCCACGGGCTTCGTCGCGATACAAGGAACGCCTAACGAGAACCGGGTTTACGCTGGAGGAACAGACGCTGACTGTCGACACTGCGCTGCGGATGATGGGGCTGACCAAGAACTTTGCCCGCCTGGTCCTGTTCTGCGCCCACGGCAGCACGTCGGAGAATAATCCCTATGAGTCGGCCCTCGATTGCGGAGCCTGTGGAGGCAATGAAGGCAAACCCAATGCGCGTGTGCTGGCCATGATGGCCAACAATCATCTTGTCCGAGATCGGCTGAGGAAGACCGGCGTTGACATTCCATCCGACACGCATTTCCTTGCGGGACAGATGGATACGACGACCGACGCCGTACAACTTTTTGACCTCGAAGATGTGCCCCCCACCCATCGCGCCGACTTAGCGAGACTGCAGGAAGATTTGAAAGAAGCCGCGCAGCTAGCCAGCCGAGAGCGGTGCGGCCGATTCCCTGAACTCCTACCGGCCCTCACTGACTCGCAAGCTTCAGCCCATGTATGCCAGCGAAGTGTCGACTGGAGTCAGGTCCGTCCAGAGTGGGGGCTCTCAAGCAACACCACCTTCTTGGTGGCTCGCCGTGGGTTGACAAAAGGCCTAGATCTCAAGGGACGTGTGTTCATGCATTCGTATGACTATCAAGAAGATCCCAGCCATCGCTTCCTCGAGGTGCTGCTTACCGCGCCCCAGGTTGTGGCGCAATGGATCAACATGGAACATTATTTCTCCACCGTCGATAACGAGGTGTATGGCAGTAGCAGCAAGATCTACCATAACGTGGTGGGCCGGTTCGGCATTATGTCCGGCCCTTGGGGCGATCTCCGGCTTGGATTGGCCAGACAGACGGTCATGAACGGCGAGATGCCGTACCACGAGCCGATGCGTTTATTGACGATGGTTGAAGCCCCACGGAAGGGAATTGAGAAATTGATTGCCCGACACGAAGTGCTTCAGCACTATTATCACAACGAGTGGGTCCATCTCATCGTGCTCGATCCAGAGGACAGGACCTGGTATCGATATCGACCCAGTGGAGAATGGACTCGCATCTTACAAGACGCATCAAACGTGGCATCACTGATTTCGTGA